From a region of the Alnus glutinosa chromosome 1, dhAlnGlut1.1, whole genome shotgun sequence genome:
- the LOC133865637 gene encoding pentatricopeptide repeat-containing protein At5g08305 — protein MLNVSLPSVNQTLISILDQCKSMLELKKTHALITTLGLSQDDPFVSKILSFSAISDWGDIEYSYRVFSQLSSPKTFVWNTIIRGYSNSKNPNRSISVFVKMLRVGVSPDYLTYPFLMKASARLLKRELGAAVHAHVVQTGFESDRFIQNSLIHMYASCRDIVYARQTFDGMLTRNLVSWNAMLDGYSKCGDVNSAREVFELMPERDVVSWSSLIDGYVKSGEYREAIAQFAKMRGAGPKANEVTMVSVLCACAHLGALEQGRMMHHYIVDNGLPLTLVLQTSIVDMYAKCGAIEEALIVFRGVPMRRTDVLIWNALIGGLATHGLIIESLELFTEMQGVGIAPDEITYLCLLTACAHGGLVKEAWHFFECLCEYGMTPKSEHYACMVDVLARAGQLTEAYQFMSQMPMEPTASMLGALLSGCMNHGKLDLAEIVGRKLIELEPDHDGRYVGLSNVYAVEKRWDDARTMRKAMERRGVKKSPGHSFVEIFGTLHGFISQDKTHPDSEQIYVMLKFIISQIKHDIDYENQEYYKRTYPEYVSEKLHSCFV, from the exons ATGTTGAACGTGTCATTGCCCAGTGTAAACCAAACTTTGATTTCAATTCTTGATCAATGCAAATCGATGCTTGAGCTAAAGAAAACCCATGCTCTTATAACCACTCTTGGTCTCTCCCAAGATGACCCTTTTGTATCAAAAATTCTGTCTTTCTCTGCAATTTCTGACTGGGGTGACATCGAGTACTCCTACCGGGTATTTTCACAACTTTCCAGTCCAAAAACTTTTGTTTGGAACACTATCATAAGAGGCTACTCGAACAGCAAAAATCCAAATCGTTCGATATcagtttttgttaaaatgttGCGTGTTGGCGTCTCGCCGGATTACTTGACGTACCCTTTTCTTATGAAGGCGTCGGCGCGCCTTTTGAAGCGGGAACTTGGGGCGGCGGTGCATGCCCATGTCGTGCAAACTGGGTTTGAGTCTGATAGGTTTATTCAGAATTCTTTGATTCATATGTATGCCTCTTGTCGGGATATCGTGTATGCACGTCAGACATTTGATGGAATGCTGACAAGAAACTTAGTTTCATGGAATGCAATGCTGGATGGCTATTCCAAGTGTGGGGATGTAAATTCTGCACGGGAAGTGTTTGAGTTGATGCCAGAGCGGGATGTTGTGTCATGGAGCTCTTTGATCGATGGGTATGTCAAGAGTGGGGAGTACAGGGAGGCTATAGCTCAGTTTGCAAAAATGCGTGGTGCAGGGCCCAAGGCCAATGAGGTTACTATGGTGAGTGTTTTGTGTGCTTGTGCCCACTTAGGTGCACTTGAGCAGGGGAGGATGATGCATCACTATATTGTTGATAATGGGTTGCCTTTAACTTTAGTCTTGCAAACTTCTATTGTGGACATGTATGCCAAATGTGGGGCGATAGAAGAGGCTTTGATTGTCTTTCGTGGGGTTCCAATGAGACGAACTGATGTGTTGATTTGGAATGCACTAATTGGTGGGCTTGCAACACATGGATTAATTATAGAGTCACTTGAATTGTTCACCGAAATGCAAGGTGTTGGGATTGCCCCAGATGAGATCACATACTTGTGCTTGTTAACTGCCTGTGCTCATGGAGGATTAGTGAAGGAAGCTTGGCATTTCTTTGAGTGCCTTTGTGAATATGGCATGACACCTAAGAGTGAGCACTATGCTTGCATGGTAGATGTACTGGCACGTGCAGGTCAATTAACTGAGGCGTATCAATTTATGAGTCAAATGCCCATGGAGCCAACAGCTTCAATGTTAGGTGCTCTGCTTAGTGGGTGTATGAACCATGGAAAATTAGATCTTGCAGAAATAGTTGGAAGGAAGCTTATAGAGTTGGAGCCGGATCATGATGGTAGATATGTTGGCCTTTCAAATGTTTATGCAGTTGAGAAGCGTTGGGACGACGCAAGAACCATGCGAAAAGCCATGGAGAGGAGAGGGGTGAAGAAATCTCCCGGGCATAGTTTTGTGGAGATCTTCGGAACCCTTCACGGGTTCATATCCCAGGATAAAACACATCCTGACTCGGAACAAATCTATGTGATGCTGAAGTTTATTATAAGCCAAATCAAACATGATATCGATTATGAAAATCAAGAATatt ATAAAAGGACCTATCCTGAGTATGTTTCAGAAAAATTACATTCTTGTTTTGTATGA
- the LOC133870602 gene encoding putative pentatricopeptide repeat-containing protein At5g08310, mitochondrial, whose protein sequence is MALLRMIGAHKSLCKSVKPVNPYALVSLFFIKNLSPTSHSHRPICTKTRNDSSFPSDLTSITSALISIFTKQPFSPDNPELKNLVPRLTTQVVESVLNGLKSWKIAHMFFTWASNQCGYKHNCYTYNTMASILSRARQIAPLRALAMDILNFHCSMTPGALGHLVRCLGSMGLVEEVNMLFDRVRTMGLCVPNNYSYNCLLEAISKSKSIDLIEMRLKEMHDYGWKSDKYTLTPVLQVYCHAGKFEKALSVFNDMNEQGWIDEHVFSILALSFSKWGEVDKAFELIERMEDRNVRLNQKTFCVLIHGFVRESRVDKALQLFDKMRQSGFNPDVSLYDVLIGGLCKNKEQEKALCLYSEMTQLGIHPDVGILAKLMTFFEEREMIRLLEESKEVMDEKAIILLYNTVLNGLVNNSSLDKACLLLRVMMGDQPDSDIESYKLPRVNKAIGPNTTSCRIVIDGLVKTGKLDLALTLFRDMNRIGCEPDILLYNNLIDGLCNSNRLEESYELLREMKMSGFEPTQFTHNSIFGCLCRREDVVAALDLVREMRAHGHEPWIKYSSLLVKRLCKHGRAVEALKFLSSMVQEGFLPDIVAYSAAIDGLIKLQEVDRALELFRDICSRNYCPDVVAYNILIGGLCKAKRVLEAEDILNEMVVKGRVPSVVTYNLLIDGWCKNGDVDQAMLCLSRMLAEDREPSVITYTTLVDGLCNARRPDDALMLWNEMGKKGCAPNRIAFMALIHGLCKCGRPNTSLAFLREMEEKEMKPDTFVYVALISSLVSNRNLTLALEILKEMADKGNFPEPLDKNCLIVRDAVLKLLEDAKTSSGVKNLIAEGRIPRMCYSDVEGGG, encoded by the coding sequence ATGGCGCTGCTAAGAATGATAGGAGCCCATAAAAGTCTTTGCAAATCAGTTAAACCCGTCAACCCTTATGCTCTGGTTTCACTTTTCTTCATCAAGAACCTCTCTCCCACATCACATTCTCACAGACCCATTTGCACCAAAACCCGCAATGACTCATCTTTTCCTTCAGACCTCACCAGCATCACCAGCGCCCTCATTTCCATCTTCACCAAGCAACCCTTTTCCCCAGACAATCCAGAACTCAAGAACCTTGTTCCAAGACTGACCACCCAAGTTGTTGAAAGTGTGCTAAACGGCCTAAAGAGTTGGAAAATAGCTCACATGTTCTTTACTTGGGCCTCAAATCAATGTGGGTATAAGCACAACTGTTATACTTACAATACCATGGCCTCGATCCTATCCCGTGCTCGACAAATTGCCCCACTGAGAGCGTTGGCCATGGATATTCTAAATTTCCATTGTTCCATGACTCCGGGAGCTTTGGGACACCTCGTAAGGTGTTTAGGCAGTATGGGATTGGTCGAAGAAGTTAACATGTTGTTTGATCGAGTTAGAACGATGGGGCTTTGCGTTCCGAATAATTATAGCTATAATTGTTTGCTTGAGGCTATATCCAAGTCTAAGTCTATTGATTTGATTGAAATGAGATTGAAAGAGATGCACGATTATGGTTGGAAATCTGATAAGTACACGTTAACCCCGGTGTTGCAAGTTTATTGCCATGCGGGGAAATTTGAAAAAGCATTGAgtgtttttaatgatatgaatGAGCAAGGGTGGATTGATGAGCACGTTTTCTCTATCTTAGCTTTGTCTTTTAGCAAGTGGGGTGAGGTAGATAAGGCATTCGAATTGATTGAGAGAATGGAAGACCGTAATGTTAGATTGAATCAAAAGACTTTTTGTGTCTTGATTCATGGGTTTGTAAGGGAATCCAGAGTGGATAAGGCCCTTCAATTGTTTGATAAAATGCGGCAATCAGGATTCAATCCTGATGTTTCGCTATATGATGTGCTTATAGGAGGACTCTGTAAAAATAAAGAGCAGGAGAAAGCCTTATGTTTGTATTCAGAAATGACGCAGTTGGGTATTCATCCTGATGTTGGAATACTTGCAAAGCTTATGACATTCTTTGAAGAGAGGGAAATGATCCGATTACTTGAGGAAAGCAAAGAAGTTATGGACGAGAAAGCTATAATTTTGCTTTACAATACTGTTTTAAATGGTCTTGTCAATAACAGCTCACTCGATAAAGCTTGTCTCTTGCTCCGGGTGATGATGGGAGATCAACCTGATTCTGACATTGAATCATATAAACTCCCAAGGGTTAATAAAGCTATTGGCCCTAACACCACTTCTTGTAGAATTGTTATTGATGGTCTAGTCAAGACTGGTAAGTTGGACCTAGCACTTACCCTTTTCCGTGATATGAATCGAATTGGTTGTGAACCGGATATTTTACTTTATAACAATTTAATTGATGGTCTGTGCAATTCAAATAGATTGGAAGAGAGTTATGAGCTTCTTAGAGAGATGAAGATGTCAGGATTTGAACCAACCCAATTTACTCACAATTCTATATTTGGGTGCCTATGTAGAAGAGAGGATGTTGTAGCAGCGCTTGATCTGGTGAGGGAGATGCGCGCTCATGGGCATGAACCATGGATAAAATATTCTAGCTTGCTTGTAAAAAGGCTGTGCAAACATGGGAGAGCTGTAGAAGCTTTGAAATTTCTTTCTAGCATGGTTCAAGAAGGTTTCCTTCCTGATATAGTTGCCTATTCTGCAGCCATAGACGGTTTAATCAAGCTTCAAGAAGTGGATCGAGCTTTGGAGCTATTCCGGGACATTTGTTCTCGTAACTATTGCCCTGATGTGGTTGCATATAATATATTGATAGGTGGGCTCTGTAAGGCAAAAAGAGTTTTAGAAGCCGAAGATATTCTGAATGAGATGGTGGTCAAGGGGCGTGTCCCCTCAGTTGTTACCTACAACCTTCTTATAGATGGATGGTGCAAAAATGGTGATGTTGATCAAGCCATGCTTTGCCTTTCCAGGATGCTTGCGGAAGACAGAGAGCCTAGTGTGATAACTTACACTACGTTAGTGGATGGGTTGTGTAATGCTAGAAGACCTGATGATGCACTGATGCTTTGGAATGAAATGGGAAAAAAAGGGTGTGCTCCAAACAGAATTGCTTTCATGGCCCTCATTCATGGTCTTTGCAAATGTGGTAGGCCCAACACATCACTCGCTTTTCTCCGCGAGATGGAAGAGAAGGAAATGAAACCTGACACATTTGTCTATGTAGCATTAATAAGTAGTCTTGTGTCCAATCGTAACCTAACCTTGGCTTTGGAAATTTTAAAGGAGATGGCTGACAAAGGAAACTTTCCAGAACCACTAGATAAGAATTGTCTAATTGTTAGAGATGCAGTACTTAAGTTGTTAGAAGATGCTAAGACTTCCTCAGGAGTTAAAAATCTTATTGCGGAGGGTAGAATTCCTAGAATGTGTTATTCAGATGTTGAAGGTGGAGGTTGA
- the LOC133858504 gene encoding uncharacterized protein LOC133858504: MEVYGNRRDDMADSPTNSQQTVSDDDEIDYSVKPEFYDPILDDKDELWVQKRRRGCNSDAVLSCPACFTTLCLECQRHEKYVTQYRAVFVKNCKIGSDQVSQHNNPEPRRAKRGRKSGESEAGSAGGETLHKVSCSVCSTEVGIIDGDEVYHFFNILPSES; the protein is encoded by the exons atggaaGTATACGGCAACAGAAGAGACGACATGGCTGACTCCCCAACCAATTCTCAGCAAACTG TTTCCGATGATGATGAAATAGACTACTCTGTTAAACCAGAGTTCTATGATCCCATTCTTGATGATAAAGATGAATTATGGGttcagaagagaagaagaggtTGCAACTCTGATGCTGTACTTAGCTGCCCAGCTTGTTTCACAACTCTTTGTCTAGAGTGCCAAAG GCATGAAAAATATGTCACCCAGTACAGGGCTGTTTTTGTTAAGAACTGCAAGATTGGTAGTGACCAAGTCTCGCAGCATAACAATCCTGAACCGAGAAGAGCGAAAAGAGGAAGGAAATCTGGTGAGAGTGAAGCAGGCTCCGCCGGAGGTGAAACACTGCATAAAGTAAGCTGCTCAGTTTGCTCAACAGAGGTTGGCATTATTGATGGAGATGAGGTTTATCATTTCTTCAATATTCTTCCAAGTGAGTCTTGA
- the LOC133870609 gene encoding E3 ubiquitin ligase BIG BROTHER-related, whose amino-acid sequence MENNNNSNSNNAKAASGGPKPNANHNNNDGQESDENPNHANAEEQEEEQEEHGVEEEDDDEEEGRGSDVEQPPQPPPPPSRTPFTNLSQVDADLALARTLQEQERAYMMLRMNNDGSDYGSWEAGSYVHDDEDDFDDPHDDTDEDDDDDEEEGEERYGVDVDDDEDAFDVHAHEEAGEDNNPIIEFDPAVFSSDEAYARALQDAEEREMAARLFALAGINDREVEYIEDHGGNSQDTWEEVDPDELSYEELIALGEVVGTESRGLSADTIASLPSVNYKSGGSQNGSNDSCVICRLDYEDGETLTLLSCKHSYHPECINNWLKINKVCPVCSTEVSISGNS is encoded by the exons ATGgagaacaacaacaacagcaacagTAACAACGCCAAGGCGGCTTCCGGAGGACCCAAACCAAACGCCAACCACAATAACAACGATGGCCAGGAGTCCGATGAGAACCCTAATCATGCGAATGCTgaggaacaagaagaagaacaagaagaacatggagtggaagaagaagatgatgatgaggaagagggACGTGGATCCGACGTGGAGCAGCCTCCTCAGCCGCCGCCGCCGCCCTCGAGAACCCCCTTTACTAATCTCAGTCAGGTCGATGCTGACCTCGCTCTTGCTCGTACCCTTCAAGAACAG GAAAGGGCATACATGATGCTTCGAATGAACAATGACGGGAGTGATTATGGAAGTTGGGAAGCAGGAAGCTATGTgcatgatgatgaggatgattttgATGATCCCCATGATGATactgatgaggatgatgatgatgatgaggaggaggGAGAGGAGAGATATGgagttgatgttgatgatgatgaagatgcTTTCGATGTGCATGCTCATGAAGAAGCTGGGGAGGATAATAACCCCATTATTGAATTCGACCCAGCTGTGTTTTCGAGTGACGAGGCCTATGCAAGAGCCCTGCAGGATgctgaagagagagaaatggctGCTAGATTGTTCGCCCTTGCAGGGATAAATGATC GTGAAGTTGAGTACATAGAGGATCATGGTGGTAACTCTCAG GATACATGGGAGGAGGTTGACCCCGATGAACTTTCCTATGAG GAGTTGATTGCATTGGGTGAAGTAGTTGGGACGGAGAGCAGAGGGCTTTCCGCTGATACAATTGCCTCTTTGCCTTCAGTAAATTACAAGTCAGGAGGCAGTCAGAATGGAAGCAATGATTC TTGTGTCATTTGCCGTTTGGACTACGAGGATGGTGAAACGTTGACATTGCTTTCCTGCAAACATTCCTACCATCCTGAATGCataaataattggttgaaaataAACAAG GTCTGCCCTGTTTGCAGCACTGAGGTTTCCATATCTGGCAACAGCTAG
- the LOC133870594 gene encoding thioredoxin X, chloroplastic, translating into MDIMLSNTTLFPRPTLLPVCTVTSTSYSPATSFAPKMPFFASRSQRRAPCRSRNSPTAVGKFSITCGGITEINESQFSDTVLKSDRPVLVEFVANWCGPCRLISPAMEWVAQEYRDRLTVVKIDHDSNPKLIEEYKVYGLPALILFKNGQEVPESRREGAITKVKLKEYLDALLGSISVA; encoded by the exons ATGGATATTATGCTCTCAAATACAACGTTATTTCCAAGACCAACCCTCCTTCCGGTTTGTACAGTTACCTCCACCTCCTATTCTCCCGCCACTTCTTTCGCGCCCAAGATGCCTTTCTTCGCGTCTCGAAGTCAAAGAAGAGCACCGTGCAGGTCCCGTAATTCCCCGACTGCAGTTGGTAAATTTTCAATAACTTGCGGTGGTATTACGGAGATAAACGAGAGCCAGTTCTCTGACACGGTCTTGAAGTCGGACCGGCCGGTTCTCGTGGAGTTCGTCGCCAACTGGTGCGGTCCCTGCCGCTTGATCTCTCCTGCCATGGAATGGGTCGCCCAG GAATATAGAGACAGATTGACGGTTGTAAAAATCGATCATGATTCGAACCCAAAACTAATTGAAGAGTACAAAGTTTATGGATTGCCAGCTTTGATCCTCTTCAAGAATGGGCAGGAAGTTCCAGAAAGCAGGAGGGAAGGTGCGATTACAAAAGTGAAGCTTAAGGAATATTTGGATGCTTTGTTGGGGTCAATATCAGTTGCCTAG
- the LOC133858510 gene encoding uncharacterized protein LOC133858510, protein MGTELDIAYGYKTRPSSLLSSIFMSTVNAAAKTLVSVAKTEQAKWKASDHLRFVVMLMTWVALWVLRVLMDYFPCSVGFSPQYLLSGFSSVGSLDLSSSSSLMPSFPSLDLIVHEELDGPSVQALGRALQQILALLNDIPATSGKYQFALAMAERIMDENARYGHAALLQINRMALASAFARTSNLLHRTLERTQAEDDEDANSGAWTTRVIRALPMGNYLTSYMKGFGVCVNAIMSTVANAGTCQLQKKRQPEVASEREVEELMAEKLAQELLWITTKLRDYGAVDEALVQWSFASGLAPLSLSANVRVQGFMVKISAILCGELRGEEISSQVKFRLLMFWLPLFCHASNGLVYPVLTRFEKTEVERAIDEVLSSLPAGDQEVILTNWLQDFAIAASDWPNLQFSYDRWCQFSRKVVT, encoded by the exons ATGGGAACCGAACTAGACATAGCATATGGCTACAAAACCAGGCCTTCATCTCTCTTGAGCTCCATTTTCATGTCCACGGTGAACGCAGCGGCGAAGACGCTCGTTTCGGTGGCGAAAACTGAACAGGCGAAGTGGAAGGCCTCGGACCATTTGCGCTTTGTGGTCATGCTAATGACTTGGGTCGCTCTGTGGGTTCTCAGGGTTCTCATGGATTACTTCCCTTGCTCTGTAGGCTTTTCTCCTCAATATCTCCTTTCAGGCTTCTCGTCCGTTGGATCATTGGACTTGTCATCTTCATCATCGTTAATGCCTTCCTTTCCTTCGTTGGATTTGATTGTTCATGAAGAACTTGATGGACCGTCCGTCCAAGCCCTTGGCAGAGCACTCCAACAA ATCCTTGCGCTCCTAAACGACATCCCGGCCACATCCGGGAAATACCAATTTGCGTTGGCAATGGCTGAAAGGATAATGGACGAGAACGCCAGATATGGACACGCGGCGCTTCTCCAGATCAATCGGATGGCCCTCGCTTCGGCATTCGCGCGTACGTCAAACCTTCTACACCGCACTCTCGAACGCACACAAGCAGAAGACGACGAGGATGCCAACTCTGGCGCGTGGACCACACGTGTGATTCGGGCGCTTCCAATGGGGAATTACTTGACCTCCTACATGAAAGGGTTCGGCGTTTGCGTAAATGCCATAATGTCTACTGTGGCCAATGCTGGCACGTGTCAGTTACAGAAGAAGAGGCAACCGGAGGTAGCCAGTGAGAGGGAGGTGGAGGAGCTGATGGCGGAGAAGCTGGCTCAGGAGCTTCTGTGGATAACGACGAAGCTTAGGGATTATGGAGCCGTGGATGAAGCTTTGGTGCAATGGAGCTTTGCCTCTGGTCTAGCCCCCCTCTCTCTCAGTGCTAATGTTAGGGTCCAAGGCTTCATGGTCAAGATCTCAG CCATATTATGTGGAGAGCTAAGGGGTGAAGAAATATCGAGCCAAGTGAAGTTCAGGTTGCTTATGTTTTGGCTTCCTTTATTTTGTCATGCAAGCAACGGGCTGGTGTATCCTGTCTTGACAAGGTTCGAAAAGACGGAAGTAGAGAGAGCAATCGATGAAGTACTGTCCAGCTTGCCGGCCGGGGATCAAGAAGTCATCCTCACAAATTGGCTGCAAGATTTTGCCATAGCTGCTTCTGATTGGCCGAATCTCCAATTTTCTTACGATCGGTGGTGCCAATTTAGTCGTAAAGTTGTTACATAA